From a single Pseudomonas sp. A34-9 genomic region:
- a CDS encoding phage tail protein, which yields MSASITLAGESQIALKQSQKKPLIVSKFIFANIPQLNPETPVDRAAGKPQAGQIVHVYDIPPENAGFVNPNQVVYSAQLGADIGDWDFNWVGLEDADGLLFAVSYVPLQQKRRNIPPEQIGNNVTRNFLVAYDGAMQLTGIKIDASTWQHDFTVRLAGIDERERLSNREVYGRACFFGNSLAFGKSENGFQLGAGIAYIEGIRVFMDKPWPFTGVIPAGTITLDVCLERQLSDRVATWKVVYGEQADYTDAAGVRHYCVPIAFYTSTTEFWDARQQEPIAGPLVQHFAAREGDYANLRARGTTKEDVDLGNLPNAISDDPATNSSEILATTAALNRLHQQVGDSMTGMVAAFSMSWPPEGWLKCNGAAVSRTTYARLFALLGVHYGAGDGSTTFNLPEMRGMFARGFDDGRGVDIGRDFGSSQAMSIQSHVHAASSGYVADHVHGAWTDAQGNHNHSAWTDAQGTHDHGFRIVDTGAGINVGYPAGGSVFTELEIPGGKNADGRPMRTDYQGNHAHNVGIGAAGQHAHNVGIGGAGGHSHGISVFAAGGAETRPRNVALLFCIKY from the coding sequence GTGAGCGCCAGTATTACCTTGGCCGGCGAAAGCCAGATTGCCCTAAAACAAAGCCAGAAAAAGCCGCTGATCGTCAGCAAATTCATCTTTGCCAACATTCCACAGCTCAACCCGGAAACCCCGGTAGATCGAGCAGCGGGCAAACCGCAGGCCGGCCAGATCGTTCACGTCTACGACATTCCGCCGGAAAACGCCGGCTTCGTGAATCCCAACCAGGTCGTGTACAGCGCTCAGTTGGGGGCAGATATCGGCGACTGGGACTTTAACTGGGTCGGTCTTGAGGACGCAGACGGCCTCCTGTTCGCCGTGTCTTACGTACCTCTGCAACAGAAGCGCAGGAACATTCCGCCGGAGCAGATCGGCAACAACGTCACCCGAAATTTCCTGGTGGCCTATGACGGCGCCATGCAGCTCACCGGTATCAAAATCGATGCCAGCACCTGGCAGCATGACTTTACGGTGCGCCTTGCCGGCATTGATGAACGCGAACGCCTGAGCAACCGTGAGGTGTACGGCCGTGCCTGCTTTTTTGGTAACTCACTGGCATTCGGCAAGAGCGAAAACGGTTTTCAGCTGGGCGCAGGTATTGCCTACATCGAAGGCATCCGCGTTTTCATGGACAAGCCTTGGCCATTCACCGGCGTTATTCCGGCTGGAACAATTACGCTCGACGTCTGCCTGGAACGACAGTTAAGCGATCGGGTCGCGACATGGAAAGTCGTCTACGGCGAACAGGCCGATTACACCGACGCCGCTGGTGTCCGACATTACTGCGTGCCTATCGCCTTTTACACGTCCACGACTGAGTTCTGGGACGCACGCCAGCAGGAGCCAATCGCCGGGCCATTGGTTCAACACTTCGCGGCTCGTGAAGGTGATTACGCGAACCTGCGCGCTCGGGGAACGACGAAAGAAGACGTCGATCTGGGCAACCTGCCCAACGCAATCAGCGACGATCCGGCTACCAATAGTAGCGAGATTCTGGCCACTACCGCCGCGCTTAACCGGTTACATCAGCAGGTCGGGGATTCCATGACCGGTATGGTGGCGGCGTTCTCTATGAGTTGGCCGCCGGAGGGTTGGTTGAAGTGCAACGGCGCGGCAGTCTCGCGCACTACCTACGCGCGGTTGTTTGCCTTGCTCGGGGTTCATTACGGCGCCGGCGACGGATCCACAACGTTTAACTTGCCCGAAATGCGCGGGATGTTTGCGCGTGGGTTTGATGATGGACGCGGGGTGGATATCGGCCGGGATTTTGGCTCGTCCCAAGCTATGTCTATTCAGTCTCACGTTCACGCGGCTTCGTCTGGTTATGTCGCTGACCACGTCCACGGCGCCTGGACGGACGCGCAAGGCAACCACAATCACAGTGCTTGGACGGATGCTCAAGGCACCCACGATCACGGTTTTCGAATTGTCGATACCGGCGCAGGCATCAATGTGGGCTATCCAGCAGGGGGAAGCGTTTTCACTGAACTGGAAATCCCCGGTGGCAAGAACGCTGATGGCCGACCAATGCGTACCGACTATCAAGGCAACCATGCTCACAACGTCGGCATCGGCGCCGCCGGCCAGCACGCACACAACGTCGGCATTGGTGGCGCCGGTGGCCACTCGCATGGCATCAGCGTTTTCGCTGCCGGCGGAGCCGAAACCCGGCCGCGAAACGTCGCCCTACTTTTTTGCATCAAGTATTGA
- the pqqF gene encoding pyrroloquinoline quinone biosynthesis protein PqqF — MPAPTQPRPHSETLANGLRVTLRHVPGLKRSAAVLRVAAGSHDVPLAWPGMAHFLEHLLFLGTERFPAGEGLMAYVQRHGGQVNASTRERATDFFFELPTRAFSEGLERLSDMLAQPRMNLDEQLREREVLQAEFVAWSQDSAAQQQFSLHEGLPVKHPLRGFHAGNRDSLQVEQFEFQQALKDFHRQFYQTGQMALSLVGPQSLEELKALAETFAETLPTGDKVAQAKPLPLAVKSYQQVGEQRGSLLFAFDALPESSAEALAFLCHWLNSTKPGGLLAHLQQQNVADGLNAAPIYHFAGQALLHLQFSAPSKPFNVIREHALDWLSFFAQQDWAPLRKEYAALLQRQQQVYGALQLARLDSEAFEDGLSDSGVKALEQILNEIGTVDNFSDHWSLPAANPFLRASEPLANAGLIRGQTSAHRGLRTFAQDRSRGRRERSPMQFSQALPDNTDEGAIYLRWQVESAASADLQSRLQRSLRQTQQDAREAGVDLSFSASGNQWLLKLIGLQEPMPSVLEHALKSLTQVDADSPRSEPQAPLNPIRQLLKALPEQLLESAKTGDDAKHLWTTSRWDGLALGLNQQTQSAMGLALSRIPGIADNQLPAPTTITAQKHWRPIVTASSEYAALLFCPTASRSIADEAAWRLLAQLCQTPFYQRLRVELQLGYAVFSALRQMHGQTAMLFGVQSPNTQPVELLGHIRQFFESLPMLVEKIDESSFEQQRQSLADQFDDANLSGKDAAELFWQARLAGHSSDYLEQLVAAIGQLDRQTLLSAAQLLINAEGGWLCLASDAAPETSWQAVN; from the coding sequence ATGCCTGCGCCGACTCAGCCCCGCCCCCACTCTGAAACCCTGGCCAACGGCTTGCGTGTGACCCTGCGTCATGTGCCCGGTCTGAAGCGCAGCGCCGCTGTGTTGCGCGTGGCTGCCGGTAGCCATGATGTGCCGTTGGCATGGCCGGGAATGGCGCACTTTCTCGAGCACTTGCTGTTTCTCGGCACCGAGCGTTTTCCTGCCGGTGAAGGGCTGATGGCCTACGTGCAGCGTCACGGCGGGCAAGTGAATGCCAGCACGCGCGAACGTGCTACTGACTTTTTCTTTGAATTGCCGACGCGCGCATTCAGCGAGGGGCTGGAGCGTCTGTCAGACATGCTCGCCCAGCCGCGTATGAATCTGGACGAGCAGTTGCGGGAACGGGAAGTGTTGCAGGCAGAATTTGTCGCTTGGTCGCAGGACTCTGCGGCGCAGCAGCAGTTTTCCTTGCACGAGGGTTTACCGGTAAAGCATCCATTGCGCGGGTTTCATGCAGGGAATCGGGACAGCCTTCAGGTAGAACAGTTTGAGTTTCAACAGGCGTTGAAAGACTTTCACCGGCAGTTTTATCAGACCGGGCAAATGGCCTTGAGTCTGGTTGGGCCACAGAGCCTTGAAGAACTGAAAGCGCTGGCGGAGACGTTCGCGGAAACTTTACCAACTGGGGATAAAGTTGCGCAGGCCAAGCCACTGCCGTTGGCGGTGAAAAGTTATCAACAGGTCGGTGAACAACGCGGCAGTCTGTTGTTTGCGTTTGATGCCTTGCCTGAGTCGTCTGCCGAGGCTTTGGCGTTTCTTTGCCATTGGTTGAACAGCACAAAACCCGGAGGCTTGCTGGCGCATTTGCAGCAGCAGAATGTGGCGGATGGATTGAACGCCGCGCCGATTTATCACTTTGCCGGGCAAGCGTTGTTGCATCTGCAATTCAGCGCGCCCTCCAAGCCATTCAATGTCATTCGCGAGCACGCTCTCGATTGGCTGAGTTTCTTTGCTCAGCAGGACTGGGCGCCTCTTCGCAAAGAATACGCGGCATTGCTGCAACGTCAGCAGCAAGTCTACGGTGCGCTGCAACTGGCGCGGCTCGATAGTGAAGCGTTCGAAGACGGGTTGTCTGACTCCGGCGTTAAAGCCCTTGAACAGATACTCAACGAAATCGGCACTGTGGATAACTTCAGCGATCACTGGAGCCTGCCTGCTGCCAACCCTTTCCTGCGAGCCAGCGAACCCTTGGCCAACGCCGGGCTGATTCGCGGCCAGACCAGCGCCCACCGGGGGCTGCGCACGTTCGCTCAGGATCGTTCGCGGGGCCGTCGTGAACGCTCGCCGATGCAGTTCAGTCAGGCGTTGCCGGACAACACGGATGAAGGCGCGATTTATCTGCGTTGGCAGGTGGAGTCTGCAGCCAGCGCTGATCTGCAATCGAGGCTGCAGCGTAGTCTTCGGCAAACGCAGCAAGACGCCCGAGAGGCCGGCGTCGACCTGTCTTTCAGCGCCTCTGGCAATCAATGGCTGCTGAAACTCATTGGGCTGCAAGAGCCAATGCCCAGCGTCCTTGAACACGCGCTGAAATCTCTGACGCAAGTTGACGCCGATTCGCCGCGCAGTGAGCCGCAAGCGCCGTTGAACCCTATCCGCCAACTGTTGAAAGCGTTGCCGGAACAGCTGCTGGAATCAGCCAAAACCGGCGACGACGCCAAACACCTGTGGACAACTTCACGCTGGGACGGCCTCGCCTTGGGTCTGAATCAACAGACTCAATCTGCCATGGGCCTGGCCCTGAGCCGGATTCCCGGGATTGCGGACAATCAGTTGCCAGCGCCGACGACGATCACCGCGCAAAAGCACTGGCGACCTATCGTTACCGCGTCCAGCGAATACGCCGCGTTGCTGTTCTGCCCGACCGCCAGCCGCAGCATCGCCGACGAAGCCGCGTGGCGACTGTTGGCGCAGTTGTGCCAGACACCTTTCTATCAGCGCCTGCGGGTCGAATTGCAATTGGGCTATGCGGTCTTCAGCGCACTGCGCCAGATGCACGGGCAAACGGCCATGCTGTTCGGCGTGCAATCCCCGAACACCCAACCCGTGGAACTGCTCGGGCACATTCGGCAGTTCTTCGAAAGCCTGCCAATGCTGGTCGAAAAGATTGATGAGTCGAGCTTCGAGCAACAGCGTCAGAGCCTCGCCGATCAATTCGACGACGCCAACCTGTCCGGCAAAGACGCCGCCGAACTGTTCTGGCAGGCCAGGCTTGCAGGCCACTCGTCGGATTATCTTGAGCAATTGGTCGCCGCCATCGGCCAACTGGATCGCCAGACATTGCTCAGCGCTGCACAGCTCTTGATCAACGCCGAAGGCGGCTGGCTCTGCCTCGCCAGCGATGCGGCGCCCGAGACCTCATGGCAAGCAGTAAATTGA
- a CDS encoding DNA-binding protein, with protein MTLLLDGQKVQGKNLKVTANLRIESGDMSGQTSNTDKAHKGFKPKTLAVSLMIPFVDKAQLTDLMRMAETTASGGQLHLYRIVNDTAETFGVRQVEFSDGVSAREADTLKAWLVQFTLSERESNPEKVESRRAGNKVDAQGAPGSPVGDGGTGNGEGTSDNPALSGFEKVLGRVDKWLGGGEQT; from the coding sequence ATGACGCTGTTACTCGACGGGCAAAAAGTTCAGGGCAAAAACCTCAAGGTCACCGCCAACCTGCGCATCGAAAGCGGCGACATGTCCGGCCAGACCAGCAACACCGACAAGGCCCACAAGGGCTTCAAGCCCAAGACGCTGGCCGTCTCGCTGATGATTCCCTTTGTGGATAAAGCCCAACTGACAGATCTGATGCGCATGGCTGAAACCACGGCCAGCGGCGGGCAATTGCACCTGTACCGGATCGTGAACGACACGGCTGAAACCTTCGGCGTGCGTCAGGTGGAATTCTCCGACGGTGTCAGCGCTAGGGAGGCCGACACCCTGAAAGCCTGGCTTGTGCAATTCACGCTGAGCGAGCGCGAATCGAACCCTGAGAAAGTCGAAAGTCGACGCGCCGGCAACAAGGTAGACGCTCAAGGCGCCCCGGGTAGTCCGGTCGGTGACGGCGGTACCGGCAACGGCGAAGGAACCAGCGACAACCCCGCGCTGAGCGGCTTCGAAAAGGTGCTGGGACGTGTGGATAAGTGGCTGGGCGGGGGTGAGCAGACGTGA
- a CDS encoding NAD(P)/FAD-dependent oxidoreductase, with the protein MNKNNRHPADGKKPVTIFGPDFPFAFDDWIEHPAGLGTIPEHHHGAEVAIVGAGIAGLVAAYELMKLGLKPVVYEASKLGGRLRSQAFNGTDGIVAELGGMRFPVSSTAFYHYVDKLGLETKPFPNPLTPASGSTVIDLEGKTHYAQKLADLPALFQEVADAWADALEAGSQFADIQQAIRDRDVPRLKELWNTLVPLWDDRTFYDFVATSEAFAKLSFHHREVFGQVGFGTGGWDSDFPNSMLEIFRVVMTNCDDHQHLVVGGVEQVPQGIWRHVPERCVHWPEGTSLKSLHRGAPRSGVKKIAHAADGRFAVTDNNGDTREYAAVLTTCQSWLLTTQIECDETLFSQKMWMALDRTRYMQSSKTFVMVDRPFWKDKDPETGRDLMSMTLTDRLTRGTYLFDNGDDKPGVICLSYSWMSDALKMLPHPVEKRVELALNALKKIYPKVDIAARIIGDPITVSWEADPHFLGAFKGALPGHYRYNQRMYAHFMQDDMPAEQRGIFIAGDDVSWTPAWVEGAVQTSLNAVWGIMKHFGGSTHKANPGPGDVFKDIGPIALPE; encoded by the coding sequence ATGAACAAGAACAATCGCCATCCTGCAGACGGTAAGAAACCCGTCACCATTTTCGGCCCGGATTTTCCGTTCGCGTTTGACGACTGGATCGAACACCCGGCCGGTCTCGGCACAATTCCTGAGCACCATCACGGCGCTGAAGTGGCGATCGTCGGCGCCGGCATCGCCGGCCTGGTGGCCGCTTACGAACTGATGAAGCTCGGTCTGAAACCCGTGGTTTACGAGGCCTCGAAACTGGGTGGCCGTCTGCGCTCGCAGGCCTTCAACGGCACCGACGGCATCGTCGCTGAACTCGGTGGCATGCGTTTCCCGGTGTCTTCCACCGCGTTTTATCACTACGTCGACAAGCTCGGCCTGGAAACCAAACCTTTCCCGAACCCGCTGACGCCGGCCTCTGGCAGCACCGTGATCGACCTGGAAGGGAAAACCCACTACGCACAGAAACTGGCGGATCTTCCTGCACTGTTTCAGGAGGTGGCTGACGCCTGGGCGGATGCGCTGGAAGCGGGTTCGCAGTTCGCCGACATCCAGCAGGCCATTCGCGATCGCGATGTGCCACGCCTGAAAGAGCTGTGGAACACGCTTGTGCCGTTGTGGGACGACCGCACCTTCTACGACTTCGTCGCCACCTCCGAGGCCTTCGCCAAACTGTCGTTCCATCACCGCGAAGTGTTCGGGCAGGTCGGTTTCGGCACCGGCGGCTGGGACTCGGACTTCCCCAACTCGATGCTGGAAATCTTCCGCGTGGTGATGACCAACTGCGACGATCACCAGCACTTGGTGGTCGGTGGCGTCGAACAAGTACCGCAGGGCATCTGGCGGCATGTGCCGGAGCGCTGCGTGCACTGGCCCGAAGGCACCAGCCTGAAATCCCTGCACCGGGGTGCGCCGCGCTCCGGCGTGAAGAAAATTGCCCATGCGGCGGATGGCCGTTTCGCCGTCACCGACAACAATGGCGACACCCGCGAATACGCCGCCGTGCTGACCACTTGCCAGAGCTGGCTGCTGACCACCCAGATCGAATGCGACGAAACCCTGTTCTCGCAAAAGATGTGGATGGCCCTCGACCGCACCCGCTACATGCAGTCGTCGAAGACTTTCGTGATGGTCGACCGGCCATTCTGGAAAGACAAGGATCCGGAAACCGGCCGCGACCTGATGAGCATGACCCTCACCGATCGCCTGACCCGCGGCACGTATCTTTTCGATAACGGCGACGACAAGCCGGGCGTGATCTGCCTGTCCTACTCGTGGATGAGCGACGCGCTGAAGATGCTGCCGCATCCGGTAGAAAAACGCGTCGAACTGGCGTTGAACGCGTTGAAAAAGATCTACCCGAAAGTCGACATCGCCGCGCGGATCATCGGCGACCCGATCACCGTGTCGTGGGAGGCTGACCCGCATTTCCTCGGTGCTTTCAAAGGCGCCCTGCCCGGCCACTATCGCTACAACCAGCGCATGTACGCGCACTTCATGCAGGACGACATGCCTGCCGAGCAGCGCGGGATTTTCATCGCTGGCGACGATGTTTCGTGGACCCCGGCATGGGTCGAAGGCGCAGTGCAGACGTCGCTCAACGCGGTGTGGGGGATCATGAAGCATTTCGGTGGTTCGACACATAAAGCGAACCCAGGCCCGGGTGATGTGTTCAAAGACATCGGCCCTATCGCCCTGCCCGAATAA
- the pqqB gene encoding pyrroloquinoline quinone biosynthesis protein PqqB, which yields MFVQILGSAAGGGFPQWNCNCVNCAGFRDGSLNAKARTQSSIAISDDGVNWVLCNASPDIRAQLQSFAPMQPGRALRDTGISAIILMDSQIDHTTGLLSLREGCPHQVWCTDMVHEDLSTGFPLFKMLTHWNGGLDWNRIELDQSFTVAACPNLRFTPLPLRSAAPPYSPHRFDPHPGDNIGLIVEDLKTGGKLFYAPGLGKVDAPLLEIMAGSDCLLVDGTMWDDDEMQRRGVGTRTGREMGHLAQNGPGGMLEVLEQLPEQRKVLIHINNTNPILDEDSPERAELARRNVEVAFDGMSIVL from the coding sequence ATGTTCGTCCAGATTCTGGGTTCGGCCGCTGGCGGCGGTTTTCCGCAGTGGAACTGCAACTGCGTCAACTGCGCAGGTTTTCGCGACGGCAGCCTGAATGCCAAGGCCCGCACCCAGTCGTCCATCGCGATTTCCGATGACGGCGTGAACTGGGTGCTGTGCAATGCCTCGCCGGACATCCGTGCGCAACTGCAAAGCTTCGCCCCGATGCAACCGGGCCGCGCCCTGCGTGACACCGGCATCAGCGCGATCATCCTGATGGACAGCCAGATCGACCACACCACCGGCCTGCTCAGCCTGCGCGAAGGCTGCCCGCATCAGGTCTGGTGCACGGACATGGTTCACGAAGACCTGAGCACCGGTTTTCCGTTGTTCAAGATGCTCACCCACTGGAACGGCGGGCTGGACTGGAACCGCATCGAACTCGACCAGAGTTTCACCGTAGCGGCGTGCCCGAACCTGCGCTTCACCCCGTTGCCGTTGCGCAGCGCGGCGCCGCCGTATTCGCCACACCGCTTCGACCCGCACCCGGGCGACAACATCGGTCTGATCGTTGAAGACCTGAAGACCGGCGGCAAATTGTTCTATGCGCCAGGTTTGGGCAAGGTCGATGCACCGTTGCTGGAAATCATGGCGGGCAGCGACTGCCTGTTGGTCGACGGCACGATGTGGGATGACGATGAAATGCAGCGCCGGGGCGTCGGCACCCGCACCGGCCGTGAGATGGGCCATCTGGCGCAGAACGGCCCCGGCGGTATGCTCGAAGTGCTGGAACAGCTTCCCGAGCAGCGCAAGGTGCTTATCCACATCAACAACACCAACCCGATTCTCGACGAAGATTCGCCGGAGCGTGCCGAGTTGGCGCGGCGCAATGTTGAAGTGGCGTTCGATGGCATGAGTATTGTGCTGTAA
- a CDS encoding Lrp/AsnC family transcriptional regulator — MPDIRPPVLDEIDRQLIAALQINARESVAMLARQLGIARTTVTSRLARLEKAKVITGYGVRLGQRVVDGGLQAYVGIKVQPRSGKEVLRRLSAMAQVQQLCAVSGEFDYVAWLRTDSPEQLDQLLDQIGSVDGVEKTTTSIILSSKIDRGQPV; from the coding sequence TTGCCAGACATCCGCCCACCCGTGCTCGATGAAATCGACCGCCAGCTGATCGCTGCCCTGCAGATCAATGCCCGTGAAAGCGTGGCCATGCTTGCCCGGCAACTGGGCATTGCGCGTACCACGGTGACGTCGCGGCTGGCGCGGTTGGAGAAAGCCAAAGTGATCACCGGTTATGGCGTGCGCCTGGGTCAGCGCGTGGTCGATGGCGGGTTGCAGGCGTATGTCGGGATCAAGGTGCAGCCACGCTCCGGCAAAGAGGTGCTGCGCCGGTTGAGTGCGATGGCGCAGGTCCAGCAGCTGTGTGCAGTAAGTGGCGAGTTTGATTATGTGGCGTGGTTGCGTACGGATTCGCCGGAGCAACTGGATCAGTTGCTGGATCAGATTGGCAGTGTGGATGGGGTGGAGAAGACCACGACGTCGATCATTCTGAGCAGCAAGATTGATCGGGGGCAGCCGGTTTGA
- a CDS encoding fimbrial protein, which translates to MKIRYIGLSVILLSWSFNAVAVCQFLSGHQQNPVNFQIPSNLSIPRDAPAGTVIFQSPEILAGTVNSSYNCSTSYLVGAKNNVGTTTPAASLFPIGNTGVSWKLYAASFGQLTGYPNPSHTSNAGTFGLNNSGWQLSLIKEKDVTGSITIPAGILGYVQLGEISPISIQINGATVIAASCTSPDNIAVDMGKYTLADFMYEAPITRWSQIGIRLTNCPQGINSVQLSLIPTASSPVISPTTGLIRLNPSSTAKGIAVQILFPDTREFNLNKKYTFTGFSSGSDIWIELRAKYYKYTAGYEIEPGTANAEIMYMIEYL; encoded by the coding sequence ATGAAAATAAGATATATTGGTTTGTCTGTAATACTGTTAAGTTGGTCATTTAACGCAGTGGCAGTCTGCCAGTTTCTCAGCGGACATCAGCAAAATCCCGTGAATTTTCAAATCCCTTCAAATCTTTCAATACCCCGTGATGCCCCGGCTGGAACTGTGATATTTCAATCCCCTGAAATTTTGGCGGGAACAGTTAATAGCTCGTATAATTGCTCAACCTCATATCTGGTAGGTGCCAAGAACAATGTGGGCACTACTACGCCAGCGGCATCACTATTTCCAATAGGCAATACAGGAGTCTCCTGGAAATTGTATGCGGCCTCATTCGGACAGCTAACGGGTTATCCAAATCCAAGCCACACAAGTAATGCGGGCACCTTTGGCTTGAATAACTCGGGCTGGCAATTGAGCTTAATCAAGGAAAAAGACGTGACGGGCAGCATCACAATCCCAGCTGGAATTCTCGGCTACGTCCAACTCGGAGAAATATCTCCAATATCTATTCAAATCAACGGTGCCACCGTCATAGCGGCCTCCTGCACCTCACCAGACAACATAGCTGTAGACATGGGTAAGTACACCCTCGCCGATTTCATGTATGAAGCACCTATTACTAGATGGTCGCAGATTGGAATTCGACTAACAAATTGCCCCCAAGGCATTAACAGCGTACAACTAAGCTTAATACCTACTGCCTCATCCCCGGTCATCTCCCCAACCACCGGCCTAATAAGGTTGAACCCAAGTTCTACGGCCAAAGGAATAGCAGTCCAAATACTTTTTCCAGACACTAGGGAGTTTAACCTCAATAAAAAGTATACTTTTACTGGCTTCTCGTCTGGATCAGATATTTGGATTGAATTGCGAGCAAAATACTATAAGTATACCGCCGGATACGAGATTGAACCTGGTACTGCCAACGCGGAAATCATGTATATGATTGAGTACCTATGA
- the pqqA gene encoding pyrroloquinoline quinone precursor peptide PqqA, with translation MSWTKPAYTDLRIGFEVTMYFASR, from the coding sequence ATGTCCTGGACAAAACCGGCCTACACCGACCTGCGTATCGGCTTCGAAGTCACCATGTACTTCGCCAGCCGCTGA
- a CDS encoding carbon-nitrogen hydrolase family protein: MRVALYQCPPLPLEPAANLQRLHQLAMEAKGADLLVLPEMFMTGYNIGAEAVSTLAEVYNGEWAQQIGRIAKAAGLAIVYGYPERTADGQIYNAVQLIDSSGERLCNYRKTHLFGDLDRSMFSPGDDDFPIVELNGWKLGFLICYDLEFPENTRRLALAGAELIVVPTANMIPFDFVADVTVRSRAFENQCYVAYANYCGHEGDIHYCGQSSLAAPDGSRIAQAGLDEALIIGELDRQLLLDSRAANRYLSDRRPELYGALNQR, encoded by the coding sequence ATGCGTGTAGCCCTTTATCAATGTCCACCGCTGCCACTGGAGCCCGCCGCCAACCTGCAACGCCTGCATCAACTGGCGATGGAGGCCAAGGGCGCCGATCTCTTGGTGCTACCGGAGATGTTCATGACCGGCTACAACATTGGCGCCGAAGCGGTCAGCACGTTGGCCGAGGTCTACAACGGAGAATGGGCGCAGCAGATCGGCCGGATCGCCAAGGCTGCGGGTCTGGCGATTGTTTACGGTTATCCGGAGCGCACCGCCGACGGGCAGATTTACAACGCCGTGCAGTTGATCGATTCGAGCGGTGAGCGCCTGTGCAATTACCGCAAGACGCATCTGTTTGGTGATCTGGATCGCTCGATGTTCAGCCCGGGTGATGATGACTTCCCCATCGTCGAACTCAACGGCTGGAAGCTCGGTTTCCTGATCTGCTACGACCTGGAGTTTCCGGAAAACACCCGACGTCTGGCCCTCGCCGGCGCCGAGCTGATTGTGGTGCCGACGGCGAACATGATTCCGTTTGATTTCGTCGCTGACGTCACCGTGCGTTCGCGTGCCTTCGAAAACCAATGCTACGTGGCTTACGCCAACTACTGCGGCCACGAAGGTGACATTCATTATTGCGGGCAAAGCAGCCTCGCGGCGCCGGATGGCAGCCGCATCGCCCAGGCCGGACTCGACGAAGCGCTGATCATCGGCGAACTCGATCGACAGCTGTTGCTCGACTCCCGCGCCGCCAATCGCTACCTCAGCGACCGTCGCCCCGAACTTTACGGCGCGCTCAACCAGCGCTAA
- a CDS encoding fimbrial protein, whose amino-acid sequence MKVKYIGLLAALLSWSLNASAVCEFYAGHRQNPVNLVIPSDISLPWDAPIGSVIFESPEVTLGTIASSYKCTAAFPLGIKNNVGTTRPGARTHPIGDTGIAWKVIQGSAEIGLQGYPSPLLNPSGAFGFNGVRYRLQLIKEAAVTGNTVIPSGILGYYYTGEISPIFFQTNGATLKLPTCETPDITVPMGTFTLSEIGSAPGSTATPVAFGIKLNNCPAGMNKISYSFMRVGETAGFRYGVIRLNSGSTAKGLGIQIKHSDGRPAVIDGVTQEVYDGYDSKGGNFEIPMTAAYYHIDNEALKPGTANAELSFIIEYL is encoded by the coding sequence GTGAAGGTAAAATACATCGGTTTGTTGGCAGCACTGTTAAGTTGGTCACTTAATGCTTCGGCTGTTTGTGAGTTTTACGCAGGACACCGACAAAACCCAGTAAATCTTGTGATCCCTTCAGATATTTCATTACCCTGGGACGCCCCAATTGGAAGCGTGATATTTGAGTCTCCTGAAGTCACATTGGGGACAATCGCGAGTTCTTATAAATGCACAGCTGCGTTCCCCCTAGGCATCAAGAACAACGTGGGCACTACCAGACCAGGAGCTCGAACACACCCAATAGGCGATACGGGAATTGCATGGAAAGTCATTCAAGGAAGCGCGGAAATAGGGCTTCAAGGATATCCAAGTCCCTTGCTGAATCCGTCTGGTGCCTTCGGATTTAATGGCGTTAGATACCGACTGCAATTAATTAAGGAAGCAGCTGTGACTGGAAACACGGTAATTCCTTCTGGTATTCTCGGTTATTACTATACTGGAGAAATTTCTCCAATATTTTTTCAGACCAATGGCGCTACCCTGAAACTGCCAACCTGCGAAACACCGGATATCACTGTCCCAATGGGTACTTTCACGCTCAGCGAAATTGGGAGTGCACCGGGAAGCACCGCGACTCCTGTTGCTTTTGGCATAAAACTGAATAATTGCCCAGCAGGCATGAATAAAATAAGTTATAGCTTCATGAGAGTCGGCGAGACCGCCGGTTTCCGATATGGAGTCATCCGATTGAATTCCGGCTCCACGGCTAAGGGTCTTGGCATCCAGATAAAACATTCCGATGGCCGGCCAGCGGTAATTGATGGCGTTACCCAAGAGGTTTATGACGGCTATGATTCAAAAGGTGGAAACTTTGAAATTCCAATGACCGCCGCATACTATCACATAGATAATGAAGCGCTAAAGCCCGGCACGGCCAATGCTGAATTGAGCTTTATAATTGAATATTTATGA